The following are encoded together in the Candidatus Zixiibacteriota bacterium genome:
- a CDS encoding HDOD domain-containing protein: MITVTIDSRVKQVVSNIRNLPTPPIVFHQIQKVISSPNASATQVASILAEDPAMSVKVLKLTNSAFYGLSREIDSVKQAVVIVGMEAIRNLVLSASVLEMFKGKNVDEEYQEKFWRHSLATAFCSRILARAIKTRGIVDPDAAFSSGLLHDIGKIVVCGFLPDAYLKFNEERMKDRVAPNYEIEERILGYNHCQIGTLLTSQWKLPAKLIEAITFHHHPQQSTAADSMPYLVNLANSIAKKTFYKDEDAFLVGSPDKAVMEYLDISAHEMEAYGQMLHDEYLKAETFITLAGLN; the protein is encoded by the coding sequence ATGATAACAGTTACAATCGATAGCCGGGTCAAGCAAGTTGTTTCCAATATTAGAAATCTCCCGACCCCACCGATAGTCTTTCATCAAATCCAGAAAGTCATCAGCTCGCCAAACGCTTCGGCCACACAGGTGGCATCGATTTTAGCCGAGGACCCGGCTATGTCGGTCAAAGTTCTCAAACTGACCAACTCTGCATTTTATGGACTCTCGCGCGAGATTGATTCAGTCAAACAGGCCGTTGTGATTGTGGGCATGGAGGCCATCCGAAATCTCGTTCTCTCAGCATCGGTGCTTGAGATGTTCAAAGGGAAAAATGTCGACGAAGAATATCAGGAAAAATTTTGGAGACATTCGCTTGCGACCGCTTTTTGCAGCCGTATCCTTGCTCGAGCAATCAAAACCCGAGGGATTGTCGATCCCGATGCGGCATTCTCAAGCGGATTGCTCCATGACATCGGGAAAATTGTCGTCTGCGGATTTCTCCCTGATGCCTATCTGAAATTTAACGAAGAACGTATGAAGGACCGGGTGGCGCCCAATTATGAAATCGAGGAGCGTATACTGGGATACAACCACTGTCAGATAGGCACATTGCTGACAAGCCAGTGGAAGCTTCCTGCCAAGCTCATTGAGGCAATTACTTTTCATCATCATCCTCAACAGAGCACAGCCGCTGACTCCATGCCCTATCTCGTCAACCTTGCCAACTCGATCGCAAAGAAAACATTCTATAAAGATGAGGATGCCTTTCTGGTTGGCTCGCCAGATAAGGCCGTGATGGAATATCTTGATATTTCAGCCCATGAAATGGAAGCCTATGGGCAAATGCTTCATGATGAATACTTGAAGGCAGAGACGTTCATAACACTGGCCGGTCTCAATTGA
- the fliS gene encoding flagellar export chaperone FliS → MKNYRQSEVVGKSQLELILQVYDGAIHAFTEAGNCCEREETEAAAKCMEQARRCVTHLYTTLDFEHGGEVADNLGKLYTFIITQTDLAQATKDIVCINDNVKILRTMRAGWSELNIQQTVTAKPSPRAAVIEAVGPFSTSA, encoded by the coding sequence TTGAAAAACTACAGACAAAGCGAAGTGGTCGGAAAGTCCCAGCTGGAGCTTATCCTCCAAGTATACGACGGCGCGATACATGCTTTTACCGAGGCCGGGAATTGTTGTGAGCGGGAAGAAACGGAAGCCGCTGCTAAATGCATGGAGCAGGCGCGACGGTGTGTGACCCATCTCTACACCACGCTCGATTTCGAACACGGGGGGGAAGTTGCGGACAATCTCGGCAAACTCTATACTTTTATCATTACCCAAACCGATCTTGCTCAGGCAACAAAAGATATAGTGTGTATAAATGACAACGTAAAGATTCTCCGCACCATGAGAGCCGGTTGGTCGGAATTGAATATCCAACAAACCGTAACAGCTAAGCCATCACCGCGCGCCGCTGTTATTGAAGCTGTCGGGCCATTCAGCACATCAGCGTAA
- the fliD gene encoding flagellar filament capping protein FliD, whose amino-acid sequence MQGITSFDGLSSGLNTTQIVDTLIQLQRRNAVLLEQEQASKTNIVTSLNALQAKIVALNAEAAQLGRKGTWEAASIKLSDDKALSATAAGRVAAGSYDLKVLSLARNHQLASQGYSDQSLSSFGTGSITLGVGAASLKTIIIDTTNNSLVGIKKAINDAKAGVTASIINDGSSSRPYRLILTAEKTGLANSISVTSALSGGTNPNFNTASFDVPERLTKAVTSTSAITLASAASFTGSTNKTYTFTIAGAGLQTIGSDTITINWSDGTNSGSIVATQADTEVELVGAGSDGLKLSFGSGKLNSSDQFQVQTFAPVLQKASDAKISVGSTGGSGSPITVTSATNTFAEAIGGLSLTVKKETPTGEFINITTDVDIDGIKSKINNFIARYNDVVKFVDEQNTYNKKEKSSGVLFGDSTLQSVQTSIRNSLGNKVKGLTGKYTQLFSVGIRTGLDGKLSLKDSARLDEALRNNLDEVINLFADSGTSIGSGVEYVASTAQSKAGEEYDVNVTSAAAKGQYLSSGFADPSLTPITLTSSNNRIKLSVNGIDSNDIVLTANTYNSSTQLITELQQKIDADEKIGKLGMSVSWVDNGSGTGYIKLESSTFGSNSRVNTISSVSSSALANLALATGSSIGGQDVAGTINGELADGSGQILTGKEKNKTTAGLKVRVTLTSLQLIDGAEASITFSRGVGSRMGDLLGSISQSGGGLLDRKIKGYESQVTHLKERVIEIDKRLASRRQDLLKRFYDMEETLGQLNSEGTFLSGQINNLSTMFSRQR is encoded by the coding sequence ATGCAGGGAATAACTTCATTTGACGGCCTTTCCTCGGGCCTCAACACAACTCAAATCGTCGATACCCTCATCCAACTACAACGAAGAAACGCGGTTCTGCTTGAGCAAGAGCAGGCGTCAAAAACAAATATTGTCACCTCGCTCAATGCCCTCCAGGCCAAAATTGTTGCTCTAAATGCCGAAGCCGCGCAGCTTGGCCGAAAGGGAACATGGGAGGCCGCATCGATAAAACTCTCAGATGATAAAGCGCTTTCCGCAACTGCGGCAGGGCGCGTAGCCGCTGGTTCGTACGACCTAAAAGTGCTCTCGCTTGCTCGAAATCACCAGCTTGCATCGCAAGGTTATTCCGATCAGTCGCTGTCATCGTTTGGAACCGGCTCAATTACGCTGGGTGTGGGGGCGGCATCGCTCAAAACAATCATCATTGACACGACAAACAATTCGCTCGTGGGTATCAAAAAGGCAATTAATGACGCCAAGGCTGGTGTCACAGCGAGCATCATCAACGATGGCTCATCATCCCGCCCTTACCGTCTCATACTCACCGCAGAAAAAACAGGTCTAGCCAATTCCATAAGTGTTACCTCAGCCTTATCAGGCGGCACAAACCCAAATTTCAACACGGCATCTTTTGACGTCCCTGAAAGGTTAACCAAAGCCGTGACTTCAACAAGCGCTATAACCTTGGCCTCGGCCGCATCGTTCACCGGCTCAACAAACAAAACGTATACATTTACAATTGCCGGAGCAGGATTGCAGACAATCGGCAGTGACACCATAACGATCAATTGGAGCGATGGAACCAACAGCGGTTCAATTGTGGCAACTCAAGCCGATACCGAAGTCGAACTGGTTGGCGCTGGCTCAGACGGACTGAAACTATCATTTGGGTCGGGTAAGCTGAACTCCAGCGATCAGTTCCAAGTTCAAACATTTGCCCCGGTTTTGCAGAAAGCGTCCGATGCAAAAATCTCGGTAGGTTCAACCGGAGGCTCGGGCTCTCCAATTACTGTTACATCGGCCACAAATACATTTGCCGAGGCGATCGGCGGACTCTCATTGACCGTCAAAAAAGAAACACCCACCGGCGAGTTTATTAACATCACCACCGATGTTGACATCGACGGCATCAAAAGCAAGATCAATAATTTCATCGCCCGCTACAACGATGTAGTCAAATTTGTCGATGAGCAGAACACGTACAACAAAAAAGAAAAATCTTCGGGCGTTCTTTTCGGCGACTCCACCCTTCAGTCGGTGCAAACCTCCATCCGAAACTCACTTGGAAACAAGGTCAAGGGCTTGACCGGAAAGTATACCCAGTTATTTTCCGTCGGTATTCGCACCGGCCTCGATGGCAAACTGTCGCTTAAAGACAGCGCGCGCCTCGATGAAGCCCTCAGAAATAATCTCGATGAAGTTATCAATCTATTCGCCGATTCAGGGACCTCAATCGGTAGCGGGGTTGAGTATGTCGCTTCTACTGCGCAGTCCAAAGCAGGCGAAGAATATGATGTCAATGTCACGAGCGCAGCGGCCAAAGGCCAATATCTTAGTTCCGGTTTTGCCGATCCGTCGTTGACTCCCATAACTTTAACAAGTTCTAACAATCGTATAAAACTTTCTGTAAACGGCATAGACTCCAATGATATCGTTTTGACCGCCAACACATATAATTCTTCGACTCAACTCATCACTGAACTACAGCAGAAAATCGACGCCGATGAAAAGATAGGCAAATTGGGAATGAGTGTGTCGTGGGTGGATAACGGATCCGGTACCGGATACATCAAACTAGAAAGCTCCACCTTTGGAAGCAATTCACGCGTCAACACTATTTCATCTGTTTCGAGTTCAGCTCTGGCCAATCTCGCCTTGGCCACAGGGTCAAGCATTGGAGGGCAGGACGTTGCAGGTACCATTAACGGTGAACTTGCCGACGGAAGCGGTCAGATACTCACAGGCAAGGAAAAAAATAAGACGACCGCAGGTCTTAAAGTTCGTGTGACCCTAACCAGCCTTCAGCTAATCGACGGCGCTGAGGCGTCGATTACATTCTCAAGGGGCGTCGGTTCCCGCATGGGAGACCTGCTCGGCAGTATCAGCCAGAGCGGCGGCGGGCTGCTTGACCGCAAAATAAAGGGATATGAATCCCAGGTCACCCACCTCAAGGAGCGAGTGATTGAAATTGATAAGCGACTCGCATCCCGCAGACAGGATTTATTGAAAAGGTTTTATGATATGGAAGAGACACTGGGCCAGCTTAACAGCGAAGGCACATTCTTGTCAGGTCAAATAAACAATCTCAGCACCATGTTTAGTCGTCAGCGATAG
- a CDS encoding flagellin — protein sequence MSLRINHNLAAMNANRNLKMTTNAVSKSMQKLSSGFRINAAADDPAGLVISEQFRSQIAGLNRAIQNSEGSINMIQTAEGALTEINNLLVSMRELAIHAANEGFNDVDQLAADQAELANAIKTIDRIAANTQFGTKKILDGSKDNIATITSSNTSGLTIKQSTLSTGPHSISATKTADASASLNTTSLGLALNNTDGDPNNLSEKIHTLDVVQASDAAKKTSGAVTLADAFGTNLTIAAAATVAMASSAAVVGTAVLANEGTYTINVNYQENGESPSGNQALNIAVVTGDTTATIATKLQSAINLNTALAGKITVTGTAAGSLRIKSANLGAQYSIQTVASTTTATTSLFSVAASNVRGSSANLLNFTVNSVKNSNRTANITVAAATYSTLSSLTTAIDNALKTTGGTGGFGTVSGSDTLGDVSANLVNSNQVQFASRDEGSTYSIKMNTGVASTGNLKNVLKLTDDSLANAGTDALVSFDNYTSTITSVKYGATTNVTVYNKVDGAANRGSVSLMVSSAQTGVNVGNLLLNVKAAKFDVRLDGGPAASVSAGITSTIFNADRTQSLNVNYALTSQGGSETINNTDQSLVFQIGGNVGQTAAIGIRNMSASSLGKNLAGNSFGSLAKIDVTTVVGAQDAQSIIDSAINEVTVTRGTLGSFQKNTLESNLRNLRIASQNLTATESQIRDTDMAEEMSEFTKNQILVQAGVAMLAQANQMPQVVLSLFQ from the coding sequence ATGTCACTCCGTATTAACCACAACCTGGCTGCGATGAACGCCAACCGTAATCTGAAAATGACTACCAATGCGGTCAGCAAAAGCATGCAGAAGCTTTCGTCAGGATTTCGTATCAATGCCGCCGCCGACGATCCCGCCGGTTTGGTGATTTCCGAACAGTTTCGTTCCCAGATCGCCGGTCTTAACCGCGCCATCCAGAACTCCGAAGGTTCAATCAACATGATTCAGACCGCTGAAGGCGCTCTCACTGAAATCAACAACCTCTTGGTTTCTATGCGCGAACTGGCCATCCATGCCGCCAACGAAGGCTTCAATGATGTCGATCAGCTTGCTGCTGACCAGGCTGAATTAGCCAACGCTATCAAGACAATCGATCGTATCGCCGCCAACACCCAGTTTGGCACAAAGAAAATCCTCGATGGTTCCAAAGACAACATTGCCACAATCACATCGAGCAACACTTCCGGCTTGACGATCAAGCAGTCCACGCTGTCCACCGGCCCGCACTCGATCAGCGCCACCAAGACTGCCGATGCCAGCGCTTCACTCAATACCACCTCGCTCGGTCTTGCTCTGAACAATACCGATGGCGATCCGAACAACTTGAGCGAGAAGATCCACACCCTCGATGTTGTCCAAGCTTCCGATGCCGCGAAGAAGACTTCCGGCGCTGTTACACTTGCCGATGCCTTCGGAACCAACCTGACAATTGCCGCAGCCGCCACTGTTGCGATGGCTTCCTCAGCCGCCGTCGTTGGCACTGCAGTTCTTGCCAATGAAGGTACCTACACAATAAACGTCAACTACCAAGAGAATGGCGAATCCCCCAGTGGAAACCAGGCTCTGAACATTGCTGTTGTGACCGGCGACACGACGGCTACGATTGCCACCAAACTGCAATCGGCAATCAATTTGAACACCGCCCTTGCTGGCAAAATTACTGTCACCGGTACTGCCGCTGGCAGCTTGCGTATCAAATCCGCAAACCTTGGCGCCCAGTATTCAATCCAGACGGTTGCCAGCACCACAACCGCCACGACCTCCCTGTTCTCAGTTGCGGCTTCAAATGTTCGCGGATCTTCCGCAAACTTGTTGAACTTCACCGTTAATTCTGTGAAGAACTCCAATCGCACCGCCAACATCACCGTCGCCGCTGCGACCTATTCGACATTGAGCTCCTTGACAACCGCGATAGACAACGCCTTGAAAACGACAGGCGGCACGGGTGGTTTCGGTACCGTCTCGGGCAGCGATACCCTGGGTGATGTGAGCGCAAACCTTGTCAACAGCAACCAGGTCCAGTTTGCCAGCCGTGACGAAGGCTCGACCTATTCAATCAAGATGAACACAGGCGTCGCCAGCACAGGCAACCTGAAGAACGTATTGAAACTGACAGATGATTCACTTGCCAACGCTGGCACCGATGCATTGGTCAGTTTTGATAACTACACAAGCACAATTACATCAGTGAAATACGGCGCAACCACCAACGTGACTGTCTATAACAAAGTCGACGGAGCCGCTAATCGTGGTTCAGTCTCCTTGATGGTGTCCAGCGCGCAGACTGGTGTCAACGTGGGTAACCTTCTTCTCAATGTGAAGGCCGCCAAGTTCGATGTCCGTCTCGACGGTGGCCCTGCGGCTTCAGTCAGCGCCGGAATAACCTCGACTATTTTCAACGCCGACCGCACCCAGTCGTTGAACGTCAATTATGCCCTGACCTCACAGGGCGGAAGCGAAACTATCAACAACACTGATCAATCGCTCGTCTTCCAGATCGGCGGCAATGTTGGTCAGACCGCTGCCATCGGCATCCGCAATATGTCAGCCTCTTCGCTCGGTAAGAACCTGGCCGGAAACTCATTCGGCTCGCTTGCCAAGATTGATGTCACGACTGTAGTTGGCGCCCAGGACGCCCAGTCGATTATCGACAGCGCCATCAATGAAGTCACCGTGACACGTGGAACACTCGGTTCATTCCAGAAAAACACCCTGGAATCCAACTTGAGAAACCTCCGAATTGCCTCTCAGAATTTGACCGCTACTGAGTCGCAGATTCGTGATACCGATATGGCTGAAGAGATGTCAGAATTCACCAAGAATCAGATTCTGGTTCAGGCCGGCGTAGCGATGCTTGCCCAGGCCAATCAGATGCCGCAGGTGGTTCTCTCGCTCTTCCAGTAA
- a CDS encoding tetratricopeptide repeat protein yields MKKKKEKAKSISPKARVPTSQSIPKRSDTTEARLKRAEQLLFTNKEEKVIAELAPLLGEINALTPVQQMRLCRLCAFGYAHTGKLIDAEDYTERGLKTNPDSLDLHFVMTFIKLSMREYEISLEHANQFLAIRKNVKRDPSPISDLTQSNAHLSQLLNMVGSMYIDTAKPEKAEEFLRLAIEADKANHLPYLNLTAMLSRQKKHDASKSVITDGLKNCPRSQELQMLAENLNKRVTISACMIVKDEAELLADCLNSIREWVDEIIVVDTGSTDETVSISESFGAKVFHQEWEGNFSKHRNYSLEQATNEWVFIIDADERVVQDDVPKLVSLLQETQHSVISINVYNVYGKNEETVNFLPSIRLFRRKLNLRYEGIVHNMLQIPKSEIVLRADITIRHLGYDLSSEKMCKKALRSRALLEQQLKENPNNAFAHFNYAQLLRGEGEEYLESNAPRIIESASCAVQLTAKTLTEHRHIHLMALNQLAWTYFTLKDYSKSIDYCRRALALKPNYLDPLLLLGHAASHEARYAEASGHYLHYLEVQSSYQPALETDDIIVAQVDSRVNAYYGLAVIAELTGQPESAINYYQHTLRIVPDFLDANGRLGAILFSTGQIDQAEKLCLKQISYDNQAADSLIILGEINLSRQMYQQSHNYFERAVKAQPVNGDAYLSLGVVSLLLNRQEESEQFFKEAVSLGIHAKTIELKIAQQLFTSGRYLEAIKHYETLIALDPTGGNLTDLGNCYFKLSRYDQAQWFFEKALQTAPVVPATYRNLGLTLARLDKNEEAIVRFNQYLKLQYDDLTIQALVADLYCSLGHYQSAIKHLEYLLGRQPSDIHALLSLSDCYLNLGHPDSARMGYQRVLLLDCNCERARQRLQELATSVETA; encoded by the coding sequence ATGAAAAAGAAGAAAGAGAAAGCGAAGTCCATCTCCCCAAAAGCGAGAGTCCCTACCTCACAATCTATTCCAAAACGATCAGACACAACTGAAGCTCGTCTCAAACGAGCCGAACAGCTTTTGTTTACCAATAAGGAAGAGAAAGTAATTGCAGAACTTGCCCCACTGCTTGGCGAAATAAACGCTCTGACTCCTGTACAGCAAATGCGACTGTGCCGTCTTTGCGCCTTTGGTTATGCTCATACCGGCAAACTTATCGATGCCGAAGATTACACCGAGAGAGGATTGAAAACCAATCCTGATTCCCTCGACCTTCATTTTGTGATGACGTTTATAAAGCTCTCGATGCGAGAGTACGAGATAAGTCTTGAGCATGCCAATCAATTTCTTGCAATTCGCAAGAATGTGAAACGAGATCCATCACCGATCTCGGATCTCACCCAATCTAACGCCCACCTCTCCCAGCTCTTAAATATGGTTGGATCTATGTATATAGATACGGCAAAACCAGAAAAGGCTGAAGAATTTCTCCGTCTGGCCATCGAGGCGGACAAGGCCAATCATCTGCCATATCTGAATCTGACTGCTATGTTATCGCGTCAAAAGAAGCATGATGCTTCAAAGAGCGTCATCACCGATGGCCTAAAAAACTGCCCTCGGTCGCAGGAACTACAAATGCTTGCCGAGAACCTAAACAAACGAGTAACTATTTCGGCTTGTATGATCGTCAAAGATGAGGCTGAACTATTGGCCGATTGCCTCAACTCCATTCGCGAGTGGGTGGATGAAATAATAGTCGTTGATACTGGTTCTACAGATGAGACCGTTAGTATCTCCGAAAGTTTTGGGGCGAAAGTATTTCATCAAGAGTGGGAAGGGAACTTCTCCAAACACCGCAACTATTCGCTCGAGCAGGCAACCAATGAATGGGTATTCATTATCGATGCCGATGAGCGCGTTGTCCAGGATGATGTTCCAAAGCTGGTCAGCCTGCTTCAAGAGACACAGCATTCGGTAATCTCCATCAATGTCTATAACGTCTATGGCAAGAACGAAGAAACCGTTAATTTTCTTCCCTCAATTCGACTCTTCAGAAGAAAATTGAATCTTCGCTACGAAGGTATCGTGCACAATATGCTTCAGATCCCCAAGTCGGAGATAGTATTGCGTGCTGATATCACAATAAGACATCTCGGTTACGATCTTTCAAGTGAGAAGATGTGCAAAAAAGCGCTTCGTTCACGGGCTTTGCTTGAGCAGCAACTGAAAGAAAACCCGAACAACGCTTTCGCTCATTTCAATTACGCCCAGCTTCTTCGCGGAGAAGGGGAAGAGTACCTCGAATCCAACGCGCCAAGAATTATTGAATCTGCCTCTTGCGCGGTCCAGCTTACCGCAAAAACTCTCACCGAGCACAGGCATATCCATTTGATGGCGCTCAACCAACTTGCTTGGACATACTTTACTCTTAAAGATTACTCGAAATCAATTGATTACTGCCGACGGGCTTTGGCGCTCAAACCGAATTATCTTGATCCACTGCTCTTGCTCGGTCATGCCGCCAGCCATGAAGCCCGTTACGCCGAAGCAAGCGGCCACTATTTGCACTATCTTGAGGTTCAATCATCCTATCAGCCGGCTCTTGAAACCGACGACATTATTGTCGCACAAGTCGACTCCCGGGTAAATGCCTATTACGGACTTGCGGTCATCGCTGAGCTGACGGGCCAGCCAGAAAGCGCCATTAATTATTACCAGCATACTCTGCGTATCGTGCCGGACTTTCTTGATGCCAATGGCCGTCTCGGCGCGATCTTATTCTCTACAGGGCAAATTGATCAAGCGGAAAAGCTTTGTCTCAAACAAATATCTTATGATAATCAGGCGGCCGATTCGCTCATTATCCTTGGCGAGATAAATCTGAGCCGTCAAATGTATCAACAGTCCCACAATTACTTTGAGCGGGCAGTCAAAGCCCAACCCGTCAACGGTGACGCCTATCTTTCGCTTGGAGTGGTCTCTCTTTTACTAAATCGTCAAGAAGAATCAGAGCAATTCTTCAAAGAGGCCGTTTCGTTAGGGATACATGCCAAAACAATCGAGCTCAAAATAGCCCAGCAACTATTTACCTCCGGGCGGTATCTTGAGGCAATCAAGCATTACGAAACACTCATAGCATTAGACCCGACCGGCGGAAATCTTACCGATCTCGGCAATTGCTACTTCAAGCTTTCCAGGTATGACCAAGCACAATGGTTCTTTGAGAAAGCTTTACAGACCGCTCCAGTAGTCCCTGCAACGTATCGAAATCTTGGCCTTACTTTAGCCCGACTCGATAAGAATGAAGAAGCCATTGTTAGGTTCAATCAATATTTGAAACTCCAGTATGATGACCTAACCATTCAAGCTCTCGTGGCTGACCTATACTGCTCTTTGGGTCATTACCAATCGGCTATTAAACACCTCGAATATTTACTTGGTCGACAACCAAGCGATATCCACGCCCTTCTCAGCCTCTCCGATTGCTACCTTAATTTAGGTCATCCAGATTCAGCGCGAATGGGATATCAGCGAGTTTTGCTGCTTGATTGCAACTGTGAAAGGGCACGACAGCGTCTGCAAGAACTTGCAACTTCAGTTGAAACCGCCTAA
- a CDS encoding glycosyltransferase family 4 protein yields the protein MQTITPSLRNQKIAFFATHQMFLAEIISALSINNQVRLFEGTTVERMAALLDWADIAWFEWCDALLIQATHLPQKCKIVCRLHSYEAFTDMPSHVDWSKVDSLIFVNDSVRQLFEQQVSHETRASLPLAVIHNGVDTAKFVIPHSKVLTKKIASVGYINYKKNPTLLLYCFKKIHEYDPGYSLYIAGSHQDPRIELYFQHFLQRNPLPIYFDGWIDDMPQWYRDKSFVISTSLFESFHYSIAEGMSCGLIPLIHDWYGADLLYPNEFLYSDPDDCLRLLQTIEKSDTAQTACDNRKFIQQRYSQNDKVREIEQLLSQLITPGRESHIRELQTA from the coding sequence ATGCAAACCATAACACCATCGCTCAGGAACCAGAAAATTGCCTTTTTCGCTACCCATCAGATGTTTCTGGCCGAGATTATCTCCGCCCTCTCTATCAATAATCAGGTGCGTCTTTTCGAGGGCACAACTGTCGAGCGCATGGCGGCCCTGCTTGATTGGGCAGATATAGCATGGTTCGAATGGTGCGATGCCCTTCTGATTCAGGCGACACATTTGCCCCAAAAATGCAAAATCGTTTGTCGGCTCCACTCCTACGAAGCTTTCACAGATATGCCTTCTCACGTCGATTGGTCAAAAGTAGATTCGCTTATATTTGTAAATGACTCTGTCCGGCAGCTGTTTGAGCAACAAGTTTCACATGAAACACGGGCTTCGCTGCCGTTGGCCGTTATCCACAATGGCGTCGACACTGCAAAATTTGTGATACCGCACTCAAAAGTGTTAACTAAGAAGATTGCCTCTGTAGGATACATAAATTACAAGAAGAACCCCACCCTTCTTCTGTACTGCTTTAAGAAAATTCATGAGTACGACCCGGGATATTCGCTTTATATAGCTGGCTCACACCAGGACCCGCGTATCGAACTCTATTTTCAGCACTTCCTGCAAAGAAACCCGCTTCCTATCTATTTTGACGGCTGGATAGACGATATGCCGCAATGGTACCGCGACAAATCATTTGTAATTTCAACTTCGCTATTTGAGTCATTCCATTATTCAATTGCCGAAGGAATGTCATGTGGTCTGATTCCCCTCATCCATGATTGGTATGGCGCTGATCTTCTCTATCCCAACGAATTTCTGTATTCCGATCCCGATGACTGCCTGCGGCTCCTGCAAACAATCGAAAAATCAGATACAGCTCAAACTGCCTGCGATAATCGAAAATTTATTCAACAAAGATATAGCCAGAACGACAAAGTGCGCGAAATTGAACAGCTATTATCACAACTCATTACCCCAGGACGAGAATCACACATTAGAGAGTTGCAGACCGCATGA
- a CDS encoding flagellar assembly protein FliW, whose protein sequence is MIVDSLRFGSLQVPDEKLIIMERSILGFEALTEFCLIEVNELAPFLWLQSTENSAVAFLVVNPSVFFPDYRVEVNSREIAELGVIKASSIETYTIVTVSDDPRQISVNLQGPILINTENNLAKQLVLVNSKYQVRHSLFDTLEKDSANLYRREELVGA, encoded by the coding sequence ATGATTGTCGACAGTCTCCGCTTCGGATCGCTACAAGTACCAGACGAAAAGCTCATTATTATGGAGCGCTCAATCCTCGGCTTTGAAGCACTGACAGAGTTTTGTCTTATCGAAGTCAATGAACTCGCTCCCTTTCTCTGGCTCCAATCGACTGAGAATTCTGCCGTCGCATTTCTTGTGGTCAATCCATCGGTCTTTTTTCCCGATTATCGTGTCGAAGTCAACTCAAGGGAAATTGCGGAACTCGGCGTCATCAAAGCATCCTCTATCGAGACATATACAATTGTGACGGTTTCCGACGACCCTCGCCAGATTTCGGTCAACCTGCAGGGCCCAATTTTAATTAACACAGAAAATAATCTTGCCAAGCAGCTTGTACTCGTAAACTCAAAATACCAAGTCCGCCACTCCCTATTCGATACCCTTGAGAAAGATTCCGCCAACTTATATCGTCGCGAAGAACTTGTCGGCGCCTAA